One Mycolicibacterium fortuitum subsp. fortuitum genomic window carries:
- a CDS encoding M4 family metallopeptidase yields MNDNGLESFALHSSDKYQGPAVQAINDEAVVPGGAPTVDVATLDPESAARRYLNQMIASPEVPSITDSSAGPGTEYMALGTESIPLTDSTVVKFAQYRQRIPVYGSLVTIELDDANNMLAVNSAIGNPEGVDAVASISPAQAQDVIVKDAGNDALPLPEPPRLYFYFDKSADPGAWRLVYIAKNVQRHRNRTSDGHPETLPELFDYVVDAHSGDLITKLPRTQTISWSLEELDSTDALGQTRRIRAERDENDNKRLVDPTRRIETYDFGFRKIESQFRSLPGAAPISNPPAPWSPAAISAHANAQEVADYLANTLRRNGLDNQGGPFISSINCTSIQDSTPQQWRNAAWIGTQMVYGQRSVDGELRSYAVAMDVVAHEMTHGLTDNTARLEYKDESGALNESYSDIMGTIIANSQKADIDSWNWEMGEELDGTGVPLRDLSDPTRRGQPAHMRDYVHTTRDNGGVHTNSGIHNKAAFNIITAKNGGGHLFTPEDAAALFYLALTVHLSRTSGFSDSRRAVELVAKSLFRADPESVREEKVAAVSAGFEATGISA; encoded by the coding sequence ATGAACGACAACGGGTTAGAGAGCTTTGCCCTGCACAGCTCGGACAAGTACCAGGGCCCGGCGGTTCAGGCCATCAACGACGAGGCCGTCGTGCCGGGTGGGGCTCCGACGGTGGACGTCGCCACACTCGACCCGGAATCGGCGGCGCGCCGCTACCTCAACCAGATGATCGCCAGCCCCGAGGTTCCTTCGATCACCGACAGCAGCGCGGGGCCGGGCACCGAGTACATGGCGCTCGGCACCGAGTCCATTCCGCTGACCGACTCCACCGTCGTCAAGTTCGCCCAATACCGTCAGCGCATTCCCGTTTACGGGTCGCTCGTCACCATCGAGCTGGATGACGCGAACAACATGCTGGCGGTCAATTCCGCCATCGGCAATCCAGAAGGGGTGGACGCGGTGGCGAGCATATCGCCGGCGCAGGCCCAGGACGTGATCGTCAAGGACGCGGGCAACGATGCCCTGCCACTGCCGGAACCGCCCAGGCTGTACTTCTACTTCGACAAGAGCGCTGACCCGGGAGCCTGGCGGCTGGTGTACATCGCCAAGAACGTACAACGTCACCGCAACCGCACCTCCGACGGTCATCCGGAGACGCTACCGGAACTCTTCGACTACGTCGTGGACGCACATTCCGGCGACCTGATCACGAAACTGCCTCGTACTCAGACAATTTCGTGGTCCTTGGAAGAACTGGACTCGACCGATGCCCTCGGGCAGACCCGCCGCATCCGGGCCGAGCGCGACGAGAACGACAACAAGCGGCTGGTGGACCCCACCCGACGCATCGAGACCTACGATTTCGGATTCCGAAAGATCGAATCGCAATTCCGCTCCCTACCCGGTGCGGCGCCGATCTCCAATCCGCCCGCCCCGTGGAGCCCCGCGGCGATCAGCGCCCACGCCAATGCCCAGGAGGTCGCGGACTATCTGGCGAACACCCTGCGCCGCAACGGACTCGACAACCAGGGCGGCCCCTTCATCTCGTCCATCAACTGCACCTCCATCCAGGATTCCACTCCTCAGCAATGGCGAAATGCCGCATGGATCGGCACTCAGATGGTGTACGGACAGCGCAGTGTCGACGGTGAACTGCGGTCGTATGCGGTGGCCATGGACGTGGTCGCCCATGAGATGACGCACGGACTGACCGACAACACCGCCCGCCTCGAATACAAGGACGAGTCCGGGGCGCTAAACGAGTCCTATTCGGACATCATGGGGACGATCATCGCCAACTCCCAGAAAGCTGACATCGACAGCTGGAACTGGGAAATGGGCGAGGAACTCGACGGCACCGGCGTGCCGTTGCGCGACCTGAGTGATCCGACCCGGCGCGGCCAGCCGGCACACATGCGCGACTACGTACACACAACCCGCGACAACGGCGGTGTGCACACCAACAGCGGCATCCACAACAAGGCGGCGTTCAACATCATCACCGCGAAGAACGGCGGCGGCCACCTCTTCACGCCCGAAGACGCGGCAGCCCTGTTCTATCTCGCGCTGACCGTCCACCTGTCGCGGACTTCTGGCTTCAGTGACAGTCGTCGGGCCGTGGAGCTGGTGGCCAAGTCGCTCTTCCGCGCGGACCCGGAAAGTGTTCGCGAAGAGAAAGTGGCTGCCGTCAGCGCCGGCTTCGAAGCCACCGGCATCAGCGCCTGA
- a CDS encoding tyrosinase family protein: MASQVAQSGETHTVAASATRVRHNIWTLDQSDHWHPIIYAYARGVQVLIDRSDADQLDPIGWRYQSDIHGTAVQPDKFRNQCQHFSWYFLPWHRMYLRWFERIIRAAIADLDDVDAQTRSTWALPYWDYSSGDPAHRRLPQAFLDTTLPDGATPNPLWVPGRNLNDGSSLPVSDVDLASALAPVDFAGIGGFAGGRTGFSHAGEDPGAAMGPLEGTPHGAVHVGVGGLMGSFNTAALDPVFWLHHANIDRIWEIWRTMPDRADSTEAAWLAGVTFHFHDENRATVTETVQDVLTTDPQLSYRYEDITAPVALEALMPTAPAPQHPPELVGASDRAIALVGETTNIAFAIAPPIGPLAQEEVTPSRAFLRIEDVTSPGPVGVTYRVYLNVGGGAPLIDDDHFVGVAAFFGIEETGNPDSPHGGMRLAFDITGLYQRFNADGRWSDEVSVTFVPQYVEPAAHPIPLPGVQASAPQDAGNARIGRVSVFLQ; encoded by the coding sequence ATGGCCAGCCAAGTCGCACAGTCCGGCGAGACCCACACAGTCGCGGCGTCCGCGACCCGGGTTCGGCACAACATCTGGACGCTGGATCAAAGCGACCACTGGCATCCGATCATCTATGCCTATGCCCGCGGAGTACAGGTACTGATCGACCGGTCAGATGCCGATCAGCTGGACCCGATCGGCTGGCGGTATCAGTCGGATATCCATGGCACCGCAGTCCAACCCGACAAATTCCGCAATCAGTGCCAGCACTTCAGCTGGTACTTCCTGCCGTGGCATCGGATGTATCTGCGATGGTTCGAGCGGATCATCAGGGCCGCCATCGCAGATCTCGACGACGTCGACGCGCAGACCAGGTCGACCTGGGCGTTGCCCTACTGGGACTACAGCAGTGGTGACCCGGCCCACCGGCGGCTGCCGCAGGCCTTCCTGGACACCACCTTGCCGGATGGCGCCACCCCGAATCCTCTGTGGGTGCCCGGACGGAACCTCAACGATGGTTCGTCATTGCCCGTCTCCGATGTCGATCTGGCGAGCGCGCTGGCACCTGTCGACTTCGCCGGGATCGGCGGGTTTGCCGGTGGCCGTACGGGATTCAGTCATGCCGGTGAAGACCCGGGTGCGGCGATGGGGCCGCTGGAGGGCACCCCGCACGGAGCCGTCCACGTGGGGGTGGGCGGCCTGATGGGGTCGTTCAATACCGCAGCACTGGACCCCGTCTTCTGGCTGCACCACGCCAACATCGACCGCATCTGGGAGATCTGGCGAACGATGCCGGACCGCGCGGACAGTACGGAGGCCGCGTGGCTGGCCGGCGTGACATTCCACTTCCACGACGAGAATCGGGCGACGGTGACCGAGACGGTGCAGGACGTACTGACAACCGACCCTCAGCTGAGCTATCGCTACGAGGACATCACCGCCCCTGTCGCCCTGGAGGCTCTCATGCCAACGGCACCCGCGCCGCAGCACCCGCCGGAACTCGTCGGGGCATCGGACCGTGCGATCGCCCTCGTCGGCGAGACAACCAATATCGCCTTCGCCATCGCCCCGCCGATCGGCCCGTTGGCACAGGAAGAGGTCACGCCGTCGCGCGCCTTCTTGCGCATCGAGGACGTGACATCGCCGGGGCCGGTGGGGGTGACCTACAGGGTGTATCTCAACGTGGGCGGCGGTGCCCCTCTCATCGACGACGACCATTTCGTCGGTGTGGCCGCCTTCTTCGGGATCGAGGAGACTGGTAATCCCGATAGTCCGCATGGTGGCATGCGGCTCGCATTCGACATCACCGGCCTGTATCAGAGATTCAACGCCGACGGCCGGTGGAGCGATGAGGTCAGCGTCACCTTCGTGCCCCAGTATGTGGAGCCGGCCGCTCATCCCATCCCGCTGCCAGGGGTTCAGGCTTCGGCGCCACAGGATGCGGGAAATGCCCGCATCGGGAGAGTGAGCGTCTTCCTGCAATGA
- a CDS encoding DUF2182 domain-containing protein: protein MTFPSVARPVPRPSAWRRWRWTHPELSVLAVAVVAWLWVLTLHLTMPSHGGALHCSMLPNAVVHHHGAMVQGASVDRCVALPSGVPDFPVSLVLWVGMATAMMLPTTVPVVRSIAMNGRWNRRYRSQMLFAFGYLGVWSAFGAVALGAVLVFGAEAFVVPAVSVMLATAAAWEVTRTKRLFLRACHRVRSIPADGRRADRACVVAGVRNGLQCTGACGPMMVPMVLAPHALWLMVLLFGIVVAEKLLTKAVDHLPMFAAMLATTAVIVAFGAPLG from the coding sequence ATGACCTTTCCCTCGGTGGCCAGGCCGGTGCCGCGACCATCGGCATGGCGACGGTGGCGGTGGACTCATCCGGAACTGTCAGTCCTGGCTGTCGCGGTGGTGGCCTGGCTCTGGGTGCTGACCCTTCACCTGACGATGCCGTCTCATGGTGGCGCCCTGCATTGTTCGATGCTGCCGAACGCTGTCGTCCACCACCACGGCGCGATGGTGCAGGGCGCCTCGGTGGACCGGTGTGTGGCGTTGCCGTCCGGGGTCCCTGATTTCCCGGTGTCGCTGGTGCTGTGGGTGGGGATGGCGACGGCGATGATGCTGCCGACGACGGTGCCCGTGGTGCGGTCGATCGCGATGAACGGCCGGTGGAACCGTCGGTATCGCAGCCAGATGCTGTTTGCGTTCGGTTATCTCGGCGTGTGGTCCGCCTTCGGTGCTGTGGCACTGGGAGCCGTTCTGGTTTTCGGAGCCGAAGCTTTTGTCGTACCGGCCGTTTCCGTCATGCTGGCGACCGCGGCAGCCTGGGAGGTGACGCGCACGAAGCGGTTGTTCCTGCGGGCATGCCACCGGGTTCGGTCCATTCCGGCCGACGGCAGGCGAGCAGACCGTGCGTGCGTCGTCGCGGGTGTGCGCAACGGTCTGCAGTGCACGGGTGCATGCGGGCCGATGATGGTGCCGATGGTGTTGGCGCCGCATGCGCTGTGGCTGATGGTGTTGCTCTTCGGAATCGTCGTGGCCGAGAAGCTGCTGACCAAAGCTGTTGACCATCTGCCGATGTTCGCGGCGATGCTGGCGACAACCGCGGTCATCGTGGCGTTCGGTGCGCCGCTCGGCTGA
- a CDS encoding MFS transporter — MELTFGRKVLLATVCAVAVATIYAAQPVLTQIGDDMGMPAAELGWIVTAGQLGYLVGLAVLVPLGDVIDRRRLISAHLLLAGIAVALAATAPRTWLLLTGLAVAGLFAVVVQTTVAYAATLSSPAQRGRTLGMVTSGVVIGILGSRVVAGAMAAVWGWRSVYAGLAGFLVALACLVPRFLPADPPRERATYAEVLGSLIELRRDHLFVSRGLIAFFLFASFGTLWSGLALPLGATPWHLSTAEIGLFGIAGLAGALGAARAGHWADSGSASTVTGAALALLVASWLLVGQASWSLSAIIAGVVVLDFAVQAVHVSNQHLLTEAHPHRTSSVIGGYMFFYSLGSALGATATTAAFSALGWTGSSIVGASFATCALVVWGLSRAAHRTPR; from the coding sequence ATGGAACTGACCTTCGGTCGGAAGGTGCTTCTGGCCACTGTGTGCGCCGTAGCCGTGGCAACGATCTACGCCGCACAGCCCGTGCTCACCCAGATCGGTGACGACATGGGTATGCCCGCGGCCGAGCTCGGCTGGATCGTCACGGCCGGGCAACTCGGCTACCTGGTCGGGCTGGCCGTCCTCGTCCCGCTCGGTGACGTCATCGACCGCCGTCGGCTCATCAGCGCGCACCTGCTGCTGGCCGGGATCGCAGTGGCACTGGCCGCGACAGCCCCGCGAACCTGGCTACTGCTCACCGGATTGGCAGTGGCCGGCCTGTTCGCCGTCGTCGTACAGACCACGGTGGCCTACGCCGCGACGCTGTCCTCCCCCGCACAACGCGGCCGCACCCTCGGCATGGTGACCTCCGGAGTGGTGATCGGCATCCTCGGATCCCGCGTGGTGGCGGGAGCCATGGCGGCAGTGTGGGGATGGCGCAGCGTGTACGCCGGGCTAGCGGGGTTCTTGGTCGCGCTGGCGTGCCTCGTCCCGCGGTTCTTGCCCGCTGACCCGCCGCGCGAGCGCGCCACCTATGCCGAAGTGCTGGGGTCGTTGATCGAATTGCGCCGTGACCACCTCTTCGTCTCACGTGGACTGATCGCGTTCTTCCTCTTTGCCTCCTTCGGCACACTGTGGAGCGGCCTGGCACTTCCACTCGGCGCGACACCGTGGCATCTGAGCACCGCCGAGATCGGACTATTCGGAATCGCCGGTCTCGCAGGCGCACTCGGCGCCGCGCGGGCCGGGCACTGGGCTGACTCCGGGTCGGCGAGCACTGTCACCGGTGCAGCGCTCGCATTGCTGGTCGCATCATGGCTGCTTGTCGGGCAGGCATCATGGTCGTTGTCGGCCATCATCGCCGGCGTCGTCGTGCTCGACTTCGCGGTCCAGGCCGTGCATGTGAGCAACCAGCACCTACTCACCGAAGCCCATCCGCACCGCACCAGCAGCGTCATCGGCGGCTACATGTTCTTCTACTCACTCGGTTCGGCGCTCGGAGCAACCGCTACGACTGCCGCGTTCTCCGCCCTGGGATGGACCGGCTCCAGCATCGTCGGGGCATCCTTTGCCACCTGTGCCCTGGTCGTGTGGGGCCTCAGCCGAGCGGCGCACCGAACGCCACGATGA
- a CDS encoding winged helix-turn-helix transcriptional regulator translates to MNWTDPTCPVARTLDLVGDRWSLLIVRDAMDGARAFTDFQQRTGIARNILADRLRRLVERGILDRQTASSGRRQVYTLTQTGRDLFAVVVALRQWGERHAFESGEAHSVLVDSSGLPVAEMRPTNAHGVELDLDGTSVRKVY, encoded by the coding sequence TTGAACTGGACCGATCCCACCTGTCCGGTGGCGCGGACCCTCGACCTGGTCGGGGACCGGTGGAGCCTGCTGATCGTGCGTGATGCCATGGACGGAGCACGCGCCTTCACCGACTTTCAGCAGCGCACCGGGATCGCGCGCAACATCCTCGCCGACCGGCTGCGCCGACTGGTCGAGCGCGGCATCCTCGACCGGCAGACCGCCTCATCGGGTCGGCGGCAGGTGTACACGCTCACCCAGACCGGTCGTGACCTGTTCGCCGTGGTGGTGGCGCTGCGACAGTGGGGCGAGCGCCACGCGTTCGAATCCGGTGAAGCCCACTCCGTACTGGTGGACTCGAGCGGGCTTCCGGTTGCCGAAATGCGGCCCACCAACGCACACGGTGTCGAATTGGACCTCGACGGCACGTCCGTGCGGAAGGTTTACTGA
- the treZ gene encoding malto-oligosyltrehalose trehalohydrolase, with product MTEFTVWAPTPELVRVDVDGTLHDMVRSEDGWWRAEVACRSDARYGFVLDDDPTVLPDPRSARQPDGVHERSQLWQPAPDAWTDDGWAGRSISGTVIYELHVGTFTPEGTFDSAIEKLDHLVDLGVDFVELMPVNAFNGTHGWGYDGVLWYAVHEPYGGPDGLIRLIDACHTRGLGVLIDAVFNHLGPSGNYLPRFGPYLSSGHNPWGSSINLSDAGADEVRAYIIECALRWMRDFHADGLRLDAVHALADNTAIHLLEELSADTDALAGELGRPLSLIAESDLNDPRLITPRDRGGYGLTAQWDDDVHHAIHTAVSGERQGYYADFGSLATLAQTLKHGYFHAGTYSSFRHRRHGRPLDTATIPGTRLLAYTLTHDQVGNRAVGDRPSQLLTFGQLAVKAALALGSPYTAMLFMGEEWGSSSPFQFFSSHPEPELARATAEGRKAEFAEHGWDADEVPDPQDPQTFLRSKLDWSEVTEGDHDRLHRTYRALIALRRTEPDLADPWLDHMSVDFDEEQRWIVLHRGAVSIACNLGTEPVTVPVSGELLLAWENPDILAGATVLAGHSFAVLRRERDQ from the coding sequence ATGACTGAATTCACGGTGTGGGCACCGACGCCCGAGCTCGTGCGGGTCGACGTGGACGGAACGCTGCACGACATGGTGCGCTCCGAAGACGGCTGGTGGCGGGCCGAAGTCGCGTGCCGTAGCGACGCCCGGTACGGGTTCGTGCTCGACGACGATCCGACGGTGCTGCCGGATCCGCGCTCAGCACGCCAACCCGATGGGGTACATGAACGCTCGCAGCTGTGGCAGCCCGCGCCCGACGCCTGGACCGACGACGGCTGGGCGGGCCGCTCGATCAGCGGCACGGTGATCTATGAACTCCATGTCGGAACCTTCACTCCCGAAGGCACTTTCGATTCCGCCATCGAAAAGCTCGACCACCTGGTGGATCTGGGAGTCGACTTCGTTGAGTTGATGCCGGTCAACGCCTTCAACGGCACCCACGGCTGGGGTTACGACGGGGTGCTCTGGTATGCGGTGCACGAGCCCTACGGCGGGCCGGACGGCCTGATCCGGCTGATCGACGCATGCCACACCCGTGGACTGGGCGTGCTGATCGACGCCGTGTTCAACCATCTCGGCCCATCGGGCAATTACCTCCCACGGTTCGGCCCATACCTGTCCTCCGGCCATAATCCTTGGGGCAGTTCGATCAACCTGTCCGATGCCGGCGCGGACGAGGTGCGCGCCTACATCATCGAATGCGCGTTGCGCTGGATGCGCGACTTCCACGCAGATGGCCTGCGGTTGGACGCGGTGCACGCATTGGCCGACAACACGGCAATCCATCTGCTGGAAGAACTGTCGGCAGACACCGACGCCCTGGCCGGGGAACTCGGACGACCGCTGTCCCTGATCGCCGAAAGTGACCTCAACGATCCCCGGCTGATCACCCCGAGGGACCGCGGTGGATACGGACTCACCGCACAATGGGACGACGATGTCCACCACGCCATCCACACCGCCGTGTCCGGCGAACGACAAGGCTATTACGCCGATTTCGGGTCGCTGGCCACCCTGGCCCAGACGTTGAAGCACGGATACTTCCACGCCGGCACCTATTCGTCGTTCCGCCACCGCAGGCACGGCCGGCCGTTGGACACCGCGACCATTCCCGGTACCCGGCTGCTGGCTTATACGCTCACCCACGATCAGGTGGGCAACCGCGCCGTCGGCGACCGGCCATCGCAGCTGCTGACCTTCGGCCAACTGGCGGTCAAGGCGGCGCTGGCGCTCGGATCTCCCTATACTGCAATGCTTTTCATGGGCGAGGAGTGGGGGTCCTCGTCGCCGTTCCAGTTCTTCAGTTCACATCCCGAGCCCGAGCTTGCCCGGGCCACTGCCGAGGGACGTAAGGCTGAGTTCGCCGAACACGGCTGGGATGCCGACGAGGTGCCGGACCCACAAGATCCGCAGACCTTCCTGCGGTCCAAGCTGGACTGGAGCGAGGTCACCGAGGGTGACCACGACCGGCTGCACCGGACCTATCGGGCGCTGATCGCGTTGCGGCGGACCGAACCCGACCTCGCAGACCCCTGGCTCGACCACATGTCGGTCGACTTCGACGAAGAGCAGCGCTGGATCGTGTTGCATCGAGGCGCGGTGTCGATCGCCTGCAACCTGGGCACCGAGCCGGTGACAGTTCCCGTTTCCGGAGAGCTGCTTCTGGCATGGGAGAACCCCGACATCCTGGCCGGCGCCACGGTTTTAGCCGGGCATTCTTTCGCCGTCCTGCGCCGCGAACGCGATCAGTAA
- the treY gene encoding malto-oligosyltrehalose synthase, with protein sequence MPRPVLSTYRLQMRGDCFTFDDAVNLLDYLERLGVSHLYLSPILTAAPGSTHGYDVTDPTTVSAALGGPEGLQRLSEAARSRGMGLIVDIVPNHVGVADPEQNPWWWDLLRHGRDSAYADYFDIDWDLDAGRIVLPVLGSDDDVADLAVDGDRLRLGDLVFPIAPGTGTGTGTEVHDRQHYRLTGWRSGICGYRRFFSITSLAALRQEDRAVFDASHVEVKRWFDEGLVDGLRIDHPDGLSDPAGYLRWLRELTGPDAWIVVEKILAADEALDGSLPVDGTTGYDALREVGGLFVAPAGEAALTAVSRAHDPEAEHRLKAAAVTDTLASELGRLSRVITAVTAHNDPQLPAAIAALIGRIGVYRSDYPALDAILPVALQQTACTAPELTDALATTAVALSNSAEVVSRFNQLCGAATAKAVEDCLFYRESRLVSLNEVGGAPELFGVTAAEFHQRATTRMRAWPSTMTALSTHDTKRGEDVRARVGLLSQVPETWADSVARWTASSAPPDRDTALFLWQNIFGVWPVGGNVTDELRSRLHAYAEKAIREAATRTSWHDPDVDFENEVHAWLDRVFDGPVAAELTSLVAQLEAHARNDSLGQKLIQLTAPGIPDVYQGTETIEDSLVDPDNRRPVDHAALRSAVERGDDDKLRVTMAALALRRARPQTFLAGAYTPLPATGSAATHLVTFQRGEDVVVAACRWTVALAETGWGDTALPLPAGRWRDRLSDRRWAGLVQLSELLADSPVALLERTDD encoded by the coding sequence ATGCCACGCCCGGTGCTGTCCACGTATCGGCTCCAGATGCGCGGGGACTGCTTCACCTTCGATGACGCGGTTAACCTGCTCGACTACCTCGAGCGTCTCGGGGTGTCCCACCTCTACCTGTCCCCTATCCTGACCGCCGCCCCGGGATCCACCCATGGGTACGACGTCACCGACCCCACCACGGTGTCGGCCGCCCTCGGTGGACCGGAGGGACTTCAGCGGCTGTCGGAGGCGGCGCGGTCCCGAGGCATGGGCCTGATCGTCGATATCGTGCCCAATCACGTCGGCGTCGCCGACCCGGAGCAGAACCCATGGTGGTGGGATCTACTGCGGCACGGCCGGGATTCGGCGTACGCGGACTACTTCGACATCGATTGGGACCTCGACGCCGGCCGCATCGTATTGCCGGTCCTGGGTTCCGATGACGACGTCGCCGACCTGGCGGTCGACGGAGACCGGCTTCGCCTGGGCGATCTGGTCTTCCCCATCGCACCCGGAACCGGCACGGGCACCGGCACTGAGGTGCACGATCGCCAGCACTATCGATTGACGGGTTGGCGCAGCGGCATCTGCGGCTACCGACGTTTCTTCTCGATCACGTCCCTGGCGGCACTGCGTCAGGAAGACCGCGCCGTTTTCGACGCCAGCCACGTAGAGGTCAAACGCTGGTTCGATGAGGGGCTCGTGGACGGTCTGCGCATCGACCATCCGGACGGATTGTCAGACCCGGCAGGATATTTGCGGTGGTTGCGCGAGCTCACCGGCCCCGACGCCTGGATCGTGGTGGAAAAGATCCTGGCTGCCGACGAGGCCCTCGACGGATCGCTGCCCGTCGACGGCACGACCGGGTATGACGCACTGCGCGAGGTCGGCGGACTGTTCGTCGCGCCGGCCGGTGAAGCCGCGCTCACCGCCGTGAGCCGAGCACACGATCCCGAGGCCGAGCACCGGCTCAAGGCAGCGGCCGTCACCGACACCCTGGCCAGCGAACTGGGCCGGCTGAGCCGGGTCATCACAGCGGTCACGGCGCACAATGACCCGCAGCTGCCTGCCGCCATCGCGGCGCTGATCGGCAGAATCGGCGTGTACCGCAGCGATTATCCGGCGCTGGATGCGATCCTTCCGGTCGCACTGCAACAGACTGCCTGCACCGCACCGGAACTCACCGACGCGCTGGCCACGACCGCGGTGGCCCTGTCGAACAGCGCCGAAGTGGTGTCCCGGTTCAACCAACTGTGCGGCGCCGCGACGGCCAAGGCCGTCGAAGACTGCCTGTTCTACCGCGAATCCCGGCTGGTCTCGCTCAACGAGGTCGGCGGTGCCCCGGAATTGTTCGGGGTCACGGCGGCCGAGTTCCACCAGCGAGCGACGACGCGGATGCGTGCCTGGCCGTCCACGATGACCGCGTTGTCGACCCATGACACCAAGCGCGGCGAGGACGTCCGCGCCCGCGTCGGGCTGCTGTCCCAGGTGCCCGAGACGTGGGCAGATTCGGTCGCGCGGTGGACGGCTTCGTCCGCTCCCCCGGACCGCGACACCGCACTGTTCTTGTGGCAGAACATCTTCGGCGTCTGGCCGGTCGGCGGCAACGTCACCGACGAGCTTCGCAGCCGGTTGCACGCCTACGCCGAGAAGGCGATCCGGGAGGCCGCGACCAGAACGTCCTGGCATGACCCTGACGTGGATTTCGAGAATGAGGTGCACGCCTGGCTGGACCGGGTCTTCGACGGGCCGGTCGCAGCCGAACTGACATCGTTGGTGGCCCAGCTCGAAGCCCATGCCCGCAATGACAGTCTGGGCCAGAAACTCATTCAGCTCACGGCGCCCGGAATCCCCGACGTGTACCAGGGCACCGAGACCATCGAAGACAGCCTGGTCGATCCGGACAACCGGCGCCCGGTCGACCATGCGGCACTGCGTAGCGCTGTGGAGCGCGGCGACGACGACAAGCTCCGCGTGACCATGGCCGCACTGGCGCTGCGCCGGGCCCGGCCCCAGACATTCCTGGCCGGCGCCTACACCCCGCTGCCGGCCACCGGCAGCGCCGCGACACACCTGGTGACGTTTCAGCGGGGCGAGGACGTGGTGGTGGCCGCGTGCCGGTGGACTGTGGCGCTGGCCGAAACCGGCTGGGGTGACACAGCATTGCCGCTGCCCGCGGGCCGGTGGAGGGACCGGCTCAGTGACCGACGGTGGGCCGGCCTGGTGCAGCTTTCCGAGCTGCTCGCCGATTCACCGGTGGCACTGTTGGAGCGGACCGATGACTGA